One genomic window of Lytechinus variegatus isolate NC3 chromosome 1, Lvar_3.0, whole genome shotgun sequence includes the following:
- the LOC121430697 gene encoding uncharacterized protein LOC121430697 produces MGLVKFGSFVIFLFILVLHASEWSTLNTSSLCTECNIPLRQKKCYGIRIVYYANTDATFQVLLLRSGDISPNPGPGGCGSSSTTDTAQHNASLQNRRKVYDRVLLHSLSHTKHWLDREVWETIISLDIARKKKRTHRGRRSPEKCQLKLVTPYMCLAAPPSLPSSLSPSPSPSSTNDLIERRLSMSMLNARSLRNKSDEFQDYVLEHNFDVVFICETWLTSTDDAVIANLLPQGYTFRHRCRANRRGGGLAILFRDGLTAAIRPSLHMKSVEMMSVTLSSTNNISIDVVMVYRPPGTRVAFSTFIEEFTVILEEISFRPAPLVITGDFNIHLDNLTLPNTKKFNELLSSYGLAQMVTSPTHERGHILDAFIIRSSDSDIFSGLRVIPGISDHSTVACFLNVAKPRPEVRQSVVRNIKAIDRVSFADELKQSNIAGGSSLDVHAAVAQYNTSLINLMDKHAPAKLCKVKLRPQAPWYTQECTVEKQRRRLLEKKWRSSRLEIDRQLYQEQKRHVNYLIRQSKQSYYRKVIEDCGDDSRRLFQVANQLLNRKQSSPLPSLACDKSLADIFNNFFVDKVNSIQRSLSPDVSPRPCLTDEILEVFEPTTADEIKSLICTTPVKSSGLDPAPTKLLKECAPTVAPVIAAIVNMSLSCGEVPKALKLAHIHPLLKKPSLDRESLLSYRPISNLPYLSKVLERVAFSRLSDYLIENDLIDGRQSAYRPNHSVETLLVNLSNDILSEMDTGRVTALNCTSIQLFLDYSIQSLSQP; encoded by the exons ATGGGATTGGTCAAGTTTGGATCTTTtgttatctttctttttattcttgtaCTACATGCAAGTGAATGGAGTACTTTGAACACATCTTCCCTATGTACTGAGTGTAATATCCCTCTTCGTCAGAAAAAGTGTTATGGCATTCGTATTGTATACTATGCAAACACTGACGCTACATTTCAAGTGCTTCTTCTTAGATCTGGTGATATTAGTCCAAATCCGGGTCCTGGAGGATGTGGATCTTCTTCTACGACTGACACTGCACAGCACAATGCATCATTACAAAATCGACGTAAGGTGTATGATCGTGTCCTTCTTCATAGTCTTTCGCACACCAAACATTGGCTGGACAGAGAAGTCTGGGAAACCATCATTTCTCTTGACATTGCCAGGAAGAAGAAGCGTACGCATCGTGGACGCAGGTCACCGGAAAAGTGTCAGCTCAAGTTGGTAACACCATACATGTGTCTGGCCGCTCCACCTTCTTTGCCATCTTCGCTTTCCCCGTCCCCTTCACCATCTTCAACTAATGATCTCATTGAAAGACGGCTATCAATGAGTATGTTGAATGCCCGGTCCTTGCGGAATAAATCTGATGAATTCCAAGATTACGTCCTCGAGCATAATTTTGATGTAGTGTTCATCTGCGAGACATGGTTGACATCAACTGATGACGCAGTTATAGCCAATCTCCTTCCTCAAGGCTATACCTTTAGGCATAGGTGTAGAGCAAACAGGAGAGGAGGTGGTCTTGCGATCCTTTTCCGTGATGGACTGACAGCAGCTATAAGGCCTTCATTACATATGAAGAGCGTCGAAATGATGTCTGTTACTTTATCATCCACTAACAATATCAGCATTGATGTAGTTATGGTATATCGCCCTCCTGGGACCCGTGTTGCCTTCTCTACTTTCATCGAAGAGTTTACTGTCATCTTGGAGGAGATCTCTTTCCGACCCGCTCCCCTTGTTATTACAGGTGACTTCAACATTCATTTGGATAACTTGACTTTGCCCAACACGAAGAAGTTCAATGAACTGCTTTCCAGTTATGGCCTTGCTCAGATGGTAACATCACCTACGCACGAACGTGGTCATATTCTTGATGCTTTCATTATACGATCATCTGATAGTGATATTTTCTCTGGTCTCCGTGTAATCCCTGGCATTTCGGACCATTCGACAGTAGCATGCTTTCTTAATGTGGCCAAGCCACGTCCTGAGGTGAGACAGTCGGTTGTACGTAACATCAAAGCTATTGACAGAGTATCGTTCGCTGATGAACTGAAGCAGAGCAACATTGCTGGTGGCTCCTCTCTGGATGTTCACGCTGCAGTTGCTCAGTACAACACAAGCCTTATCAATCTAATGGACAAGCATGCACCGGCTAAGTTGTGCAAGGTCAAACTTCGCCCTCAGGCTCCTTGGTATACCCAAGAGTGTACCGTTGAGAAACAAAGACGGAGGCTTCTTGAAAAGAAATGGCGGTCTTCGCGATTAGAGATTGATCGTCAGTTGTATCAAGAGCAGAAAAGGCACGTTAATTATCTTATTCGTCAATCTAAGCAATCTTACTACAGAAAAGTAATTGAAGACTGTGGCGATGATTCTAGACGTCTGTTCCAGGTTGCTAATCAACTTCTTAACCGGAAGCAGTCATCCCCTCTTCCTTCACTTGCCTGTGATAAGTCGCTGGCAGatatcttcaataatttctttgttGACAAGGTTAATTCAATCCAACGTAGCCTTTCTCCAGATGTTTCTCCACGACCTTGTCTGACGGATGAAATATTGGAAGTCTTCGAACCGACCACAGCAGATGAAATCAAATCCCTTATTTGTACAACTCCTGTGAAGTCAAGTGGACTCGACCCTGCTCCGACAAAGTTGCTTAAGGAATGTGCTCCAACAGTCGCACCAGTGATTGCAGCGATAGTCAACATGAGTCTCTCTTGTGGCGAGGTTCCAAAAGCACTGAAGTTGGCCCACATCCACCCTCTACTTAAGAAACCATCTTTGGACCGTGAGTCACTCCTTAGCTATCGGCCTATCTCCAATTTGCCATACCTATCTAAAGTATTGGAACGTGTCGCTTTTTCTAGACTGTCAGACTATCTCATTGAAAACGATCTGATTGATGGAAGGCAGTCTGCGTACCGTCCTAATCACAGCGTGGAGACTCTCTTGGTGAACTTATCGAATGACATATTGTCAGAGATGGACACCGGACGTGTCACAGCTTTG AACTGCACCTCAATACAACTCTTCCTTGATTACTCCATACAATCCCTCTCGCAACCTTAG